Proteins encoded by one window of Elaeis guineensis isolate ETL-2024a chromosome 12, EG11, whole genome shotgun sequence:
- the LOC105055244 gene encoding uncharacterized protein, with amino-acid sequence MAAPASQSPNMEAFDAYFRRADLDKDGRISGAEAVAFFQGFDLPKHVLAQIWDHADQNHTSYLRRQEFYNALRLVTVAQSGRELTPELVRAALFGPAAAKIPAPRINPPSTPSAQMNSLSTPTPSPQMGVAGPTQNPGIRGQQTRPSAAINQQFFPAGNHFMAPPQATSAAAFLQLQGASQRPPGAGSMVGPRLPSSNTPNLSTDWLGGRTSGASAGGTSQVNIRGATSSANQDGFGVSQWGPAPGPQTSSALASSVPPKSQDAAPSFSSSFQPVAADSKALAVSGNGFSSDSAFGGDVFSTTPQSKQDASLPTFSATSASSSSSVGTAVAGSLNSFKPGQLDSLQSTPSLPLGGSLSQQTPSLVKQNQLGAMQSTSALTVSNVPVGAVGSASGQSQLPWPKISQSDVRRYGEIFVQVDKDKDGRITGEQARNLFLSWKLPREVLKQVWDLSDQDNDGMLSLREFCTALYLMERYREGRPLPAVLPNSFRVDETLLLTAAQPSTPYGGPVRQPSPGLSPQAAAESRSAIPTTLVKQPVQTPTPSKSDGTVQPAEQKSKVPVLEKHLVDQLSSEEQSSLNSKFQEATDAEKKVQELEKEILDSKEKIDFYRAKMQELILYKSRCDNRLNEITERASADKREFESLAKKYEAKCKQVGDVASKLTIEEATFRDIQERKLELYNAIIKMEQGGTADGVLQVRADQIQSDLEQLVKALNEQCKRFGLRAKPMSLVELPFGWQAGIQEGIADWDEDWDKFEDDGFTIIKELTVEVENVVASAKPMPPTSQNDKTSKDEVSAVTSSSDVDNKIEKPSTATERMAENESTYAHSEDGSAKSPPDSPGRNAFDNLSEENHLRWSGVHDISPHARESNSIHGLAESSVCVDKFVDEHSWSPTFDRGDDTDSIWNFDSKESDNDKNRQSFFGSDDFGLFPIRTDSPTAASVFGRDKKSPIFDSAPSTPLFSSSFSPRLNEGPDDNSFDSFAHFDSFRMQESGVTQDQSFARFDSIHGTDYHDSGVPKYQTLARFDSMRSMTDYPQHQTYARFDSIQSTADYSRGFSFDDADPFGSGPFKSSGTHSPRTGTDNWSAF; translated from the exons ATGGCGGCACCGGCGAGCCAGTCTCCCAATATGGAGGCATTCGATGCCTACTTTAGGAGGGCGGATTTGGACAAGGACGGAAGGATCAGCGGGGCGGAGGCGGTGGCGTTCTTTCAGGGATTCGATTTGCCCAAACACGTGCTGGCTCAG ATATGGGATCATGCGGATCAGAATCACACCAGTTACCTCAGGCGTCAAGAATTCTACAATGCTCTGAGACTTGTGACAGTGGCACAGAGCGGGCGGGAACTTACTCCAGAACTAGTCAGGGCTGCCTTATTTGGTCCAGCTGCTGCTAAAATTCCTGCACCACGGATAAATCCTCCATCCACTCCTTCGGCTCAGATGAACTCTCTCTCCACCCCTACACCTTCCCCTCAGATGGGTGTTGCAGGCCCAACTCAAAATCCTGGCATTAGGGGACAGCAGACACGTCCAAGTGCTGCTATTAACCAGCAATTCTTTCCTGCAGGCAACCATTTCATGGCGCCACCTCAAGCCACATCTGCTGCTGCTTTCCTTCAACTGCAAGGAGCTAGTCAACGACCACCTGGGGCTGGTAGCATGGTAGGTCCTCGTCTTCCAAGTTCAAATACTCCAAATCTATCAACTGATTGGCTTGGTGGTAGGACAAGTGGAGCTTCAGCAGGAGGAACTTCTCAAGTTAATATAAGAGGTGCCACTTCCTCGGCAAACCAAGATGGATTTGGGGTATCGCAGTGGGGACCTGCTCCTGGACCACAAACATCATCAGCGCTAGCATCCTCAGTTCCACCAAAATCACAAGATGCAGCCCCATCTTTCTCATCATCTTTCCAACCAGTTGCTGCAGACTCAAAAGCTTTAGCTGTATCTGGAAATGGCTTTTCTTCTGACTCAGCTTTTGGAGGAGACGTATTTTCGACCACTCCCCAGTCAAAGCAAGACGCATCTTTACCCACCTTCTCTGCAACTAGTGCGTCTAGCTCATCCAGTGTTGGCACAGCTGTTGCTGGTTCTTTAAATTCCTTTAAGCCAGGGCAGCTTGATTCATTGCAGAGCACACCATCACTTCCTCTTGGTGGTAGTCTGTCACAACAAACTCCATCACTAGTTAAGCAAAACCAACTAGGTGCTATGCAGAGCACTTCAGCATTAACTGTATCTAATGTTCCAGTTGGAGCTGTTGGATCTGCTTCTGGTCAGTCCCAGCTGCCATGGCCAAAAATTTCACAATCTGATGTTCGGAGGTACGGCGAAATATTTGTGCAGGTAGACAAGGATAAAGATGGGAGAATCACTGGTGAACAGGCACGCAATCTGTTCCTGAGTTGGAAACTACCCAGAG AGGTCTTAAAGCAGGTGTGGGATTTATCTGACCAGGATAATGATGGCATGCTTTCATTAAGGGAGTTTTGTACTGCTTTATATTTAATGGAGAGATACCGAGAAGGGCGCCCTCTTCCAGCAGTGCTTCCAAATAGCTTTAGGGTTGATGAGACATTGTTGCTAACTGCAGCTCAACCTTCAACCCCATATGGTGGTCCGGTCCGGCAGCCAAGCCCTG GATTATCACCACAAGCAGCTGCTGAATCACGGTCTGCAATACCTACTACTTTAGTGAAGCAACCTGTGCAAACTCCAACCCCTTCTAAGTCTGATGGCACAGTGCAACCAGCAGAACAGAAATCAAAGGTCCCAGTATTGGAGAAGCATCTTGTTGACCAACTAAGCAGCGAGGAGCAGAGTTCACTGAACTCGAAGTTCCAGGAGGCTACGGATGCAGAGAAAAAA GTTCAAGAATTGGAAAAGGAAATACTCGATTCTAAAGAAAAGATCGATTTTTACCGTGCCAAGATGCAAGAACTC ATTCTTTACAAAAGTAGGTGCGACAACAGGCTAAATGAGATCACTGAAAGGGCTTCTGCTGATAAACGTGAG TTTGAATCTTTGGCAAAGAAATATGAAGCAAAGTGCAAGCAAGTTGGAGATGTGGCATCAAAACTTACGATTGAGGAGGCTACCTTTCGTGATATTCAG GAAAGGAAACTGGAATTGTATAATGCAATAATCAAAATGGAACAAGGTGGAACTGCCGATGGTGTGCTTCAG GTTCGAGCTGATCAGATACAATCCGATCTTGAGCAACTtgtgaaagctttgaatgaacaaTGCAAACGGTTTGGATTACGTGCCAAACCAATGTCATTGGTTGAGCTTCCTTTTG GTTGGCAAGCTGGCATTCAAGAAGGCATTGCTGATTGGGATGAAGACTGGGACAAATTTGAAGATGATG GGTTTACAATTATAAAGGAGCTTACTGTTGAAGTGGAAAATGTTGTTGCCTCTGCAAAACCCATGCCTCCAACTTCTCAGAATGATAAAACCTCCAAGGATGAGGTGTCTGCAGTTACATCATCATCTGATGTTGATAACAAAATTGAGAAGCCTTCTACTGCAACTGAGAGGATGGCTGAGAATGAATCCACCTATGCCCATAGTGAAGATGGATCAGCTAAAAGTCCCCCAGACAGTCCTGGAAGAAATGCTTTTGACAATCTGTCTGAAGAAAATCATTTGAGATGGTCTGGAGTTCACGATATCTCACCCCATGCTAGAGAAAGTAACAG TATTCATGGTCTTGCTGAATCGTCTGTGTGTGTGGACAAGTTTGTCGATGAGCACTCGTGGAGTCCAACTTTTGATCGTGGTGATGATACTGATTCAATATGGAACTTCGATTCTAAG GAGAGTGATAATGATAAGAACAGACAGAGCTTCTTTGGATCTGATGACTTTGGTCTATTTCCAATCAGGACAGACTCTCCAACTGCAGCTAGTGTATTTGGGAGAGATAAGAAAAGCCCAATATTTGATTCAGCTCCAAGTACACCTCTCTTCAGCTCTAGCTTCTCGCCAAGGTTGAATGAAGGACCAGATGACAACTCTTTTGACAGTTTTGCTCATTTTGATTCCTTCAGAATGCAAGAAAGCGGTGTTACACAAGATCAGTCTTTTGCAAGGTTTGATTCCATTCATGGCACGGACTATCATGATAGTGGTGTTCCAAAGTATCAGACACTCGCAAGGTTTGATTCCATGCGTAGCATGACTGACTACCCACAGCATCAGACCTATGCAAGGTTCGATTCCATTCAAAGCACTGCTGACTACAGTCGGGGTTTCTCTTTTGATGATGCTGATCCCTTCGGCTCTGGACCATTTAAGTCTTCAGGAACTCATAGCCCAAGAACTGGAACCGATAATTGGAGTGCATTTTAG